One genomic window of Anaeromyxobacter diazotrophicus includes the following:
- a CDS encoding sigma-54 interaction domain-containing protein, translated as MPGEPMTELARDAAFAAVSTAFGSIGRVCMALDGRFCVRHVSSQLDLLLGPGAAKRVIGEPIEKLLGPELFADGSALRLALAAGEKREGWRALLHGESGATRLLSITAAPLQSDPYGVCDPSAVYLLVLRPAEDDPACAGSREPLAGPGLICRSQAMGRVFRLVETLQHSESSILITGESGTGKEVMARTIHAHSPRQHGPFVAVNAAALPGDLLESELFGHVRGAFTGAVRDRPGRFELATDGTLFLDEVGDVPLHLQVKLLRVLQERTYERVGDGTTRQTNARIIAATNRDLRRAVAAGAFREDLYYRLKVFPIELPPLRARREDIEPIASYLLARVGARTGRALRFSPEALRALMSHDWPGNVRELENALEFGATVCRGQTLQPEDLPPEVVSPAPRVPAPAPAAAPAPTPTPVPWRSDAGVGLPDDRILLQHALEAHRWNRLETARALGVSRSTLWRRMRTAGLE; from the coding sequence ATGCCGGGCGAACCCATGACCGAGCTGGCTCGAGACGCCGCCTTCGCGGCGGTGAGCACGGCGTTCGGCTCCATCGGGCGCGTCTGCATGGCGCTCGACGGCCGCTTCTGCGTGCGCCACGTCTCGAGCCAGCTCGACTTGCTGCTCGGGCCGGGCGCCGCGAAGCGCGTGATCGGCGAGCCCATCGAGAAGCTGCTCGGCCCGGAGCTGTTCGCCGACGGCAGCGCGCTGCGGCTGGCGCTCGCCGCGGGCGAGAAGCGCGAGGGGTGGCGCGCGCTGCTCCACGGGGAGTCCGGGGCGACGCGGCTCCTCTCCATCACCGCGGCGCCGCTGCAGTCCGACCCGTACGGCGTCTGCGACCCGAGCGCCGTGTACCTGCTCGTGCTGCGCCCGGCCGAGGACGACCCGGCGTGCGCCGGCAGCCGCGAGCCGCTGGCCGGCCCCGGGCTCATCTGCCGCTCGCAGGCGATGGGGCGCGTCTTCCGGCTGGTCGAGACGCTGCAGCACAGCGAGTCGTCCATCCTCATCACCGGCGAGAGCGGCACCGGCAAGGAGGTGATGGCCCGCACCATCCACGCCCACTCGCCCCGCCAGCACGGGCCCTTCGTGGCGGTGAACGCGGCCGCGCTGCCGGGCGACCTGCTCGAGAGCGAGCTCTTCGGACACGTGCGCGGCGCCTTCACGGGGGCGGTCCGCGACCGGCCGGGCCGGTTCGAGCTCGCCACCGACGGCACGCTCTTCCTCGACGAGGTGGGGGATGTGCCGCTGCACCTCCAGGTGAAGCTCCTGCGCGTGCTGCAGGAGCGCACCTACGAGCGCGTGGGCGACGGGACGACCCGCCAGACCAACGCCCGCATCATCGCGGCGACGAACCGCGATCTGCGCCGGGCCGTGGCGGCGGGCGCCTTCCGCGAGGACCTCTACTACCGGCTCAAGGTCTTTCCCATCGAGCTGCCGCCCCTGCGCGCCCGCCGCGAGGACATCGAGCCCATCGCGTCGTACCTGCTCGCGCGCGTCGGGGCGCGCACCGGACGCGCGCTGCGCTTCTCGCCGGAGGCGCTGCGCGCGCTCATGTCCCACGACTGGCCTGGGAACGTGCGCGAGCTCGAGAACGCGCTCGAGTTCGGCGCCACCGTCTGCCGCGGGCAGACGCTCCAGCCCGAGGACCTGCCCCCCGAGGTCGTCTCGCCGGCGCCCCGCGTCCCGGCGCCCGCGCCGGCGGCCGCGCCGGCGCCGACGCCGACGCCCGTCCCCTGGAGGTCCGACGCCGGGGTCGGGCTGCCCGACGATCGCATCCTGCTGCAGCACGCGCTCGAGGCGCACCGCTGGAATCGCCTCGAGACCGCCCGGGCGCTCGGCGTCAGCCGCAGCACCCTGTGGCGCCGCATGCGCACCGCCGGTCTCGAGTGA
- a CDS encoding molybdopterin-containing oxidoreductase family protein, whose protein sequence is MARYTRRQFIQIGAAAGGAVAASGLATRFWGLDAARAEDPGTDGDRVVPTFCELCFWNCGVLAHVKGGQVTKLGGNPEHPLSRGMLCPRGAGGTGLLYDPDRLKKPLIRASKRGEDVFQEASWDAALNKVAEELLKVRERHGPEAVALFTHGFGGSWWKHFMKAWGSPNIGAPSYAQCRGPREAAFTLTYGEGLGSPEPIDLANARVITLIGSHLGENMHNTQVQELAEAVGKGAQLVVVDPRFSVAAGKARYWLPVKPGTDLALLLAWMNVILTEKRHDAEYLAKYATGLDELTAHVATKTPEWASAITGVRPELIRESARLIASARPASLIHPGRHTTWYGDDTQRLRATAILAALLGSWGRRGGYLVTDKFRLAGYPLPKPPLHPGGRSKDDMPKGGGFPVADEVLASGLCDATKPGRALYDLKAWIVYGTNLMQALPAPQETAAAIQNLDFIVAIDVLPAEICGFADVVLPECTYLERDDDLAAPAYKQPFVAIRQAVVPPMYESKPGSWIAKELANRVGLGDQFPWADAREFVETRLAASKIDSAELRRKGALVGKPIPTCEEEGATPNITTGDGKIKLFSAELQQLGFEPLPDFHPQEEAPAGMFRMLSGRAPTHTFGRTTNNRLLAEPFPENEVWVNAEAARALPFPLANGDRVVLVNQDGVRSGPVRARVTERIRGDCVYLVHGFGHTAKGLRQARGRGASDSLLTSRYKVDPIMGGTGVNVNFVRLEPAGRVA, encoded by the coding sequence ATGGCTCGATACACGCGGCGGCAGTTCATCCAGATCGGGGCCGCGGCGGGCGGGGCGGTGGCCGCCTCCGGGCTCGCCACGCGCTTCTGGGGTCTCGACGCGGCGCGCGCCGAGGACCCCGGCACCGACGGCGACCGGGTCGTCCCCACCTTCTGCGAGCTGTGCTTCTGGAACTGCGGCGTGCTCGCCCACGTCAAGGGCGGTCAGGTCACGAAGCTCGGCGGCAACCCCGAGCACCCGCTCTCGCGCGGCATGCTCTGCCCCCGCGGAGCCGGCGGGACCGGCCTCCTCTACGACCCGGACCGGCTGAAGAAGCCGCTCATCCGCGCGTCGAAGCGGGGCGAGGACGTCTTCCAGGAGGCGAGCTGGGACGCGGCGCTGAACAAGGTCGCGGAGGAGCTCCTCAAGGTGCGCGAGCGCCACGGGCCCGAGGCGGTGGCGCTCTTCACCCACGGCTTCGGCGGCTCGTGGTGGAAGCACTTCATGAAGGCGTGGGGCTCGCCCAACATCGGCGCCCCCTCCTACGCCCAGTGCCGCGGGCCCCGCGAGGCGGCCTTCACGCTCACCTACGGCGAAGGGCTCGGCTCGCCCGAGCCGATCGACCTCGCCAACGCCCGGGTCATCACGCTCATCGGCAGCCACCTGGGCGAGAACATGCACAACACCCAGGTGCAGGAGCTCGCCGAGGCGGTGGGGAAGGGCGCGCAGCTGGTCGTGGTCGACCCGCGCTTCTCGGTGGCGGCGGGCAAGGCGCGCTACTGGCTGCCGGTGAAGCCCGGCACGGACCTCGCGCTGCTGCTGGCCTGGATGAACGTCATCCTGACCGAGAAGCGCCACGACGCCGAGTACCTGGCGAAGTACGCCACCGGCCTCGACGAGCTCACCGCCCACGTCGCGACGAAGACGCCCGAGTGGGCGAGCGCCATCACCGGCGTGCGGCCGGAGCTCATCCGCGAGTCGGCGCGGCTCATCGCGAGCGCCCGGCCCGCGTCGCTCATCCACCCCGGCCGCCACACCACCTGGTACGGCGACGACACGCAGCGGCTGCGGGCGACCGCCATCCTGGCGGCGCTGCTCGGGTCCTGGGGGCGGCGCGGCGGGTACCTGGTCACCGACAAGTTCAGGCTCGCCGGCTACCCGCTGCCGAAGCCGCCGCTGCACCCGGGCGGGCGCTCGAAGGACGACATGCCCAAGGGCGGCGGCTTCCCGGTCGCCGACGAGGTGCTCGCCTCCGGCCTGTGCGACGCCACCAAGCCCGGCCGCGCGCTGTACGACCTCAAGGCCTGGATCGTCTACGGGACGAACCTGATGCAGGCGCTGCCGGCGCCCCAGGAGACCGCCGCCGCGATCCAGAACCTCGACTTCATCGTCGCCATCGACGTGCTCCCGGCCGAGATCTGCGGCTTCGCCGACGTGGTGCTCCCCGAGTGCACCTACCTCGAGCGCGACGACGACCTCGCCGCGCCCGCCTACAAGCAGCCGTTCGTGGCCATCCGGCAGGCGGTGGTCCCGCCCATGTACGAGTCGAAGCCCGGCTCGTGGATCGCGAAGGAGCTCGCGAACAGGGTGGGGCTGGGCGACCAGTTCCCCTGGGCCGACGCGCGCGAGTTCGTCGAGACGCGCCTCGCCGCGTCGAAGATCGACTCGGCCGAGCTCCGGCGGAAGGGGGCCCTGGTCGGAAAGCCCATCCCGACCTGCGAGGAGGAGGGCGCGACGCCGAACATCACGACCGGCGACGGCAAGATCAAGCTCTTCAGCGCGGAGCTGCAGCAGCTCGGGTTCGAGCCGCTGCCCGACTTCCACCCGCAGGAGGAGGCGCCGGCGGGCATGTTCCGCATGCTGTCCGGCCGCGCCCCGACCCACACCTTCGGCCGCACCACCAACAACCGGCTCCTCGCCGAGCCCTTCCCCGAGAACGAGGTGTGGGTGAACGCCGAGGCCGCGCGGGCGCTGCCGTTCCCGCTGGCGAACGGGGACCGCGTGGTGCTCGTCAACCAGGACGGCGTGCGGAGCGGCCCGGTGCGCGCGCGCGTCACCGAGCGCATCCGCGGCGACTGCGTCTACCTCGTCCACGGCTTCGGGCACACCGCGAAGGGGCTCCGCCAGGCGCGCGGGCGCGGCGCCTCCGACAGCCTGCTCACCAGCCGGTACAAGGTCGACCCGATCATGGGCGGCACCGGCGTGAACGTGAACTTCGTGCGGCTCGAGCCCGCCGGGAGGGTCGCGTGA
- a CDS encoding 4Fe-4S dicluster domain-containing protein: MKKRYAMVVDTRRCVACGACAIACKTENRVSNGGFRCWTVQETSGTFPDLALEARSERCNHCADAPCVSACPTGASYVAEGGAVAVDRRKCTGCKACMASCPYGARFVHAEGHVDKCTFCLHRVTQARLPACVETCPTKALTFGDLADPASAVTRLVHGRRVKTLQPEAGTRPQVFFLT, translated from the coding sequence GTGAAGAAGCGCTATGCCATGGTGGTGGACACGCGGCGCTGCGTCGCCTGCGGCGCCTGCGCCATCGCCTGCAAGACCGAGAACCGCGTCTCGAACGGCGGGTTCCGCTGCTGGACGGTGCAGGAGACGAGCGGGACCTTCCCCGACCTCGCGCTGGAGGCGCGCAGCGAGCGCTGCAACCACTGCGCGGATGCACCGTGCGTGTCGGCCTGTCCGACCGGGGCCTCCTACGTGGCGGAGGGCGGCGCGGTGGCCGTCGACCGGCGCAAGTGCACCGGCTGCAAGGCCTGCATGGCCTCCTGCCCCTACGGCGCCCGGTTCGTCCACGCGGAGGGCCACGTCGACAAGTGCACCTTCTGCCTGCACCGCGTGACCCAGGCCCGGCTCCCCGCCTGCGTCGAGACCTGTCCCACGAAGGCGCTCACCTTCGGCGACCTGGCCGACCCGGCGAGCGCGGTGACCCGGCTCGTGCACGGACGGCGCGTGAAGACGCTCCAGCCGGAGGCCGGGACCCGGCCCCAGGTCTTCTTCCTGACGTAG
- a CDS encoding YeeE/YedE thiosulfate transporter family protein, translating into MARADSGARPAPRRGEGAGARAPDPDRFWNPYLAGVALGLVLLASFVVMGHGLGASGASLRFGVAALGALAPRAVEAAPSLLRAEAGGHPLDFWLVFELAGLLLGGLVAAYTSGRLKVEVAKGPACRPAARLGLALLGGFLMGAAARATRGCTSGQALSGGALLSAGSWLFMIAVFAGGYALAPFVRREWR; encoded by the coding sequence ATGGCGCGTGCAGACAGCGGCGCCCGGCCGGCACCGCGGCGAGGGGAGGGCGCCGGCGCGAGGGCCCCGGACCCCGACCGCTTCTGGAACCCGTACCTCGCCGGCGTGGCGCTCGGGCTCGTGCTCCTCGCCTCCTTCGTGGTGATGGGCCACGGCCTCGGCGCCTCGGGCGCCTCGCTCCGCTTCGGGGTGGCGGCGCTCGGCGCGCTCGCGCCGCGGGCGGTGGAGGCGGCCCCGTCGCTGCTGCGGGCCGAGGCGGGGGGACACCCGCTCGACTTCTGGCTGGTGTTCGAGCTCGCCGGCCTCCTGCTGGGCGGCCTCGTCGCCGCCTACACCTCGGGGCGGCTGAAGGTCGAGGTCGCGAAGGGCCCCGCCTGCCGGCCCGCCGCCCGGCTCGGGCTGGCGCTCCTGGGGGGCTTCCTCATGGGCGCGGCGGCCCGCGCCACCCGCGGCTGCACCTCGGGTCAGGCGCTCTCCGGCGGGGCGCTCCTCAGCGCCGGGAGCTGGCTCTTCATGATCGCGGTCTTCGCGGGTGGGTACGCGCTGGCGCCCTTCGTGCGGCGGGAGTGGCGATGA